From Chloroflexota bacterium, a single genomic window includes:
- a CDS encoding NAD-dependent epimerase/dehydratase family protein has translation MTDLNFWRDRRVLVTGCTGVLGSWLTARLVEAGADVAGLIRDWVPQSQLVRSGTMERIKVVRGSVTDEEVVNRIFAEYEIQTCFHLAALTVVGVANRAPVPTFEANIRGTWLLLEAARQWGKLEQFVLASSDKAYGSHDVLPYTETAPLQGKHPYDVSKSCADLIAQTYAHSFKMPVAVTRCANMYGGGDLNWNRIVPGTIRSVLLNERPIVRSDGTMKRDYVYVKDIASAYLTLAEAMRDGAHTGGTFNFGVDS, from the coding sequence ATGACTGATTTGAATTTCTGGCGAGATCGCCGGGTGTTGGTCACCGGTTGCACCGGGGTGCTGGGGTCGTGGCTTACGGCCCGGCTAGTGGAGGCGGGCGCGGACGTGGCCGGCCTGATCCGTGACTGGGTTCCGCAAAGCCAACTGGTTCGTTCCGGCACGATGGAGCGCATCAAGGTGGTGCGCGGCTCGGTGACGGACGAAGAGGTCGTGAATCGAATCTTTGCCGAGTACGAAATCCAGACTTGTTTCCACCTGGCGGCATTGACAGTAGTGGGGGTCGCCAACCGCGCCCCGGTTCCCACGTTTGAGGCGAACATTCGCGGCACGTGGCTCCTGCTCGAAGCGGCCCGGCAGTGGGGCAAACTTGAGCAGTTTGTGTTGGCCTCCAGCGACAAGGCTTACGGCTCACATGACGTCCTGCCTTACACCGAAACCGCGCCGCTTCAGGGCAAACACCCTTACGACGTTTCCAAGTCGTGCGCCGATCTCATCGCCCAGACTTACGCGCACTCCTTCAAAATGCCTGTGGCCGTCACTCGCTGTGCCAACATGTACGGCGGCGGCGACCTGAACTGGAACCGCATCGTGCCGGGCACGATCCGCTCGGTGCTGTTGAACGAGCGGCCCATCGTGCGCTCGGACGGCACAATGAAGCGCGATTACGTGTACGTCAAAGACATTGCGTCGGCCTACCTGACTCTGGCCGAAGCCATGCGCGACGGCGCGCACACCGGCGGCACGTTCAACTTCGGCGTGGACTC
- a CDS encoding NTP transferase domain-containing protein, translating to MANETLPVILLVGGLGTRMGPEAEGRPKALVEVGGRPIVWHIMKLFAHYGHAHFVFPLGYRGDWFRRYFLDYEALTHDLTFTLGQPDQRKYHRANQEAAWQLTMFDAGVPTNKGARVRLAGERIAAERFFVTYGDGIGDVDINALLAFHRSHGKLATLTGYQPYSQYGVLDVNDNQITALREKPRLANWVNAGFFVFERAALDYMQGGEDVDLEKESLARLAADGQLMMHRHAGFWASMDTFKEAQTLNDFWDRGAPWKVWK from the coding sequence ATGGCAAATGAAACTTTACCGGTGATTTTGCTCGTGGGCGGGCTGGGCACGCGCATGGGGCCGGAGGCCGAAGGGCGGCCAAAGGCTTTGGTGGAAGTGGGCGGGCGGCCCATTGTGTGGCACATCATGAAGCTTTTTGCTCACTACGGCCATGCTCACTTCGTCTTCCCGCTTGGCTATCGCGGCGACTGGTTCCGCCGCTACTTCTTGGATTATGAAGCGCTGACTCACGACCTGACTTTTACTCTCGGCCAGCCGGATCAGCGAAAGTATCATCGCGCCAATCAAGAGGCCGCGTGGCAGTTGACGATGTTTGATGCCGGTGTGCCAACGAACAAAGGGGCGAGGGTGCGGCTGGCTGGAGAACGAATCGCCGCCGAGCGCTTCTTTGTAACTTACGGCGACGGCATTGGCGATGTGGACATTAACGCTTTGCTGGCCTTCCATCGTTCGCACGGCAAGCTGGCGACGCTCACCGGCTATCAGCCCTATTCGCAATATGGCGTCCTCGACGTGAACGATAATCAGATTACAGCTTTGCGCGAGAAGCCGCGCCTGGCCAACTGGGTGAACGCCGGTTTCTTCGTTTTCGAACGCGCCGCATTGGACTACATGCAGGGCGGCGAGGATGTTGACCTGGAAAAAGAGTCGCTGGCCCGGCTGGCCGCCGACGGGCAGTTGATGATGCACCGCCACGCCGGTTTCTGGGCTTCAATGGACACTTTCAAAGAGGCGCAAACCCTGAATGATTTCTGGGATCGGGGCGCGCCGTGGAAAGTCTGGAAATGA